A single region of the Schizosaccharomyces osmophilus chromosome 3, complete sequence genome encodes:
- a CDS encoding NADPH-hemoprotein reductase codes for MVALFKNLGIGGDSSGKVDGESKKPVPKRGKYSVAPGYSQLDWARKVSSGENLSTVDRPMKVSKDELKKHCTEEDCWISIKGKVYNVTPYLNYHPAGVKKIINNSGIDATQVFMMNHAWVNEEAILKNCFIGYLT; via the exons ATGGTCGCGCTTTTCAAGAACCTTGGTATTGGAGGAGACAGTTCTGGAAAAGTTGATGGTGAATCCAAAAAGCCAGTGCCAAAAAGAGGGAAATACTCTGTTGCGCCGGGATATTCTCAACTAGATTGGGCTAGAAAAGTATCGAGTGGTGAAAATTTATCC ACGGTGGACAGGCCGATGAAGGTTTCTAAAGATGAGCTTAAAAAGCATTGTACCGAGGAGGATTGCTGGATTTCGattaaaggaaaagtttATAATGTGACTCCTTACCTTAATTATCATCCTGCTGGtgttaaaaaaattataaataattcTGGCATAGATGCTACTCAGGTCTTTA TGATGAATCACGCTTGGGTAAACGAGGAAGCAATACTtaaaaattgctttatcGGTTATTTGACTTGA
- a CDS encoding inosine-containing RNA endoribonuclease, translated as MNGAESKDTTINSRLEGKVECWRKNQLVLKQKIVYESKLQNVDSIRYVVGLDISFDKASPKAVSALVLYDVHDAQIIYKDYLEIDSLKEDYVPGFLSFREIEWYLPLLERIPSKYSFDLIMVDGNGILHPIQFGLACHLGVLVNSPTMGVAKNYFHCFGLNESLDDHRQHLSNYILTNPSRPPLLLHSLREPSNVLGAAVWTRRESKRPIYVSIGNQLTLDIAIQLAFRTSGVESKIPEPIRQADIFAKFVIHEQMHSKKR; from the exons ATGAACGGAGCGGAATCAAAGGACACGACAATAAATTCTCGTCTGGAAGGAAAAGTCGAATGTTGGcgaaaaaatcaattggTGCTAAAGCAGAAAATTGTATACGAATCAAAACTCCAAAATGTTGACTCTATAAGATACGTAGTCGGATTAGATATATCTTTTGACAAGGCAAGCCCCAAGGCCGTTTCGGCCCTTGTTCTTTATGATGTTCACGATGCACAGATCATATATAAAGATTATTTAGAAATTGATAGCCTCAAAGAAGATTATGTCCCTGGATTCCTATCGTTTCGTGAGATTGAATGGTATTTACCTCTACTAGAAAGGATTCCCTCTAAGTATTCCTTTGACCTTATTATGGTTGACGGGAATGGTATCTTGCATCCAATAC AATTCGGCTTGGCATGCCATCTAGGTGTTTTAGTTAATTCACCTACTATGGGCGTAGCGAAAAATTACTTTCATTGCTTTGGACTGAATGAATCTTTAGACGACCATAGACAACATCTTTCAAATTACATTTTGACAAATCCCAGCAGACCCCCTTTGCTCTTACATTCTTTAAGGGAACCATCTAATGTCTTGGGTGCTGCCGTATGGACAAGAAGGGAATCCAAACGGCCTATATATGTAAGCATAGGAAATCAACTAACTTTAGATATCGCAATCCAGCTGGCTTTCCGAACCAGTGGTGTTGAAAGCAAAATCCCAGAGCCCATCCGACAAGCTGATatatttgcaaaatttGTGATTCATGAGCAAATGCACAGCAAAAAGAGATGA
- the any2 gene encoding arrestin-related substrate adaptor Any2, whose amino-acid sequence MPSFLRRSNVSLSSADRPLELDVQMESPPLIMYGAPDVSSGALATGLLKMTVFEPSVQTNSVNLKFMRIISTKHPVRESCPNCRNTVDVLENWDLSSTTLSFVHGTHTWPFSFIVPGHFPQTTESPFVNIRYLLLATVTSDVSTNTNVKLEHSLSIRRSIILNTDKVAQRLFPPTSLVALLEMPPVIHALSCIPIQFQLTGCKPQNTRFSWRLSKVSWRIEEQIKAHISPCTEHEGSRKPHEFRETRLLGNDEHRHGWKIDGDRILFDITVSTSLLSKPICDVTLEGQYSISIAHQLIFETIVVEEINSQPVNSNARILRMKVNLPLTERGGLGVSWDEECPPMFTSVGPGPPPYEYALQLPSV is encoded by the coding sequence AtgccttcttttcttcgtcGTTCTAATGTATCTTTAAGTTCAGCTGATCGACCCCTTGAGTTAGACGTCCAGATGGAATCACCTCCTTTGATTATGTATGGAGCTCCCGACGTTTCCTCTGGCGCATTAGCAACAggtcttttgaagatgaCGGTGTTTGAACCTTCTGTTCAAACCAATTCTGTCAACTTAAAGTTCATGCGCATAATTTCTACAAAACATCCAGTCCGCGAAAGCTGTCCCAACTGTCGTAATACAGTGGATGTTCTTGAAAACTGGGACCTTTCGTCAACGACATTGTCGTTTGTTCATGGTACACACACCTGGCCATTTAGTTTTATTGTTCCGGGGCATTTCCCTCAAACAACAGAATCTCCGTTTGTGAATATCCGATACTTACTTTTGGCTACGGTAACCAGCGATGTTTCAACCAATACCAATGTAAAGCTTGAGCACTCGCTAAGTATAAGGCGGTCAATCATCTTAAACACCGACAAGGTTGCTCAACGCCTTTTCCCTCCTACTTCGCTGGTTGCGTTGTTGGAGATGCCTCCTGTGATCCACGCCTTGAGCTGCATTCCGATTCAATTTCAGCTTACAGGATGCAAACCTCAAAACACAAGATTTTCATGGCGGTTGTCAAAAGTATCTTGGAGGATAGAAGAGCAAATTAAAGCCCATATAAGCCCGTGCACAGAACATGAAGGAAGTCGGAAACCACACGAATTTCGAGAAACAAGACTGTTGGGAAATGATGAGCATAGGCATGGCTGGAAAATTGACGGTGATCGTATATTGTTTGATATTACCGTCAGCACATCACTCTTATCGAAACCGATATGCGATGTTACCTTAGAAGGCCAATATAGTATTTCTATAGCTCATCAATTGATTTTCGAAACAATTGTCGTggaagaaatcaattcTCAACCAGTCAATTCAAATGCTCGCATCCTGAGGATGAAAGTCAACCTACCTCTTACTGAAAGAGGTGGTCTCGGCGTGAGCTGGGATGAAGAATGCCCTCCGATGTTTACCAGTGTTGGACCAGGTCCTCCCCCTTATGAGTATGCTCTACAATTACCTTCTGTGTAG
- the ser1 gene encoding phosphoserine aminotransferase, whose product MPTRQDVINFAAGPAGMATDVVEEYAKDFVNFQNLGMGVGEISHRSKEGTGIVNRTEQSLRRMYGLPDNFHILFMQGGGTEQFAAVLYNVYAHHALYNPNAKELVANYIVTGSWSKKALNEAQRLGFPCHVAADTKELTGKYGCLPKDSDLNYTRAGETSLVYWCDNETIHGVEYNEPPANIPKGAVRVCDASSNFISRRIDFTKHDILFAGAQKNAGPAGITMVFVRDSILERALVPDLHKMGIPVSTTMADYKLMADSNSLYNTLPIPTLHAINLGLQYMEGKGGLPFLEEASYKKSEMVYQVLDKYPIYENFVDTCARSRMNVTFRVISQDLENKLLVGAEKLHMMQLKGHRSIGGVRVSLYNAITVEETEQLVKYLESFGAEHSK is encoded by the coding sequence ATGCCTACCAGACAAGATGTTATCAATTTTGCTGCCGGACCAGCAGGCATGGCTACGGATGTTGTAGAAGAGTATGCCAAGGACTTTGTGAACTTTCAAAACCTTGGTATGGGTGTAGGAGAAATCTCCCATCGTAGCAAGGAAGGAACTGGTATCGTAAACCGTACCGAGCAGAGTCTTCGTAGAATGTACGGACTTCCTGATAACTTCCATATTCTCTTCATGCAAGGAGGTGGTACTGAACAATTTGCTGCCGTCTTGTATAATGTGTATGCGCATCACGCACTTTACAATCCCAATGCCAAGGAGTTAGTGGCCAATTACATCGTCACTGGTTCATGGAGTAAAAAAGCGTTGAATGAAGCTCAACGTCTTGGATTTCCCTGTCACGTAGCAGCTGACACGAAAGAATTGACTGGAAAATACGGTTGTTTGCCAAAAGACTCTGACCTTAACTATACTCGCGCCGGCGAAACCTCTTTGGTTTACTGGTGTGATAATGAGACCATCCATGGTGTAGAGTATAATGAACCTCCAGCAAATATCCCCAAGGGCGCTGTTCGTGTTTGTGATGCTTCTTCGAACTTTATTTCTCGAAGAATCGACTTTACTAAGCACGATATCCTATTTGCTGGTGCCCAAAAGAACGCAGGCCCTGCCGGTATCACAATGGTTTTTGTCAGAGATTCAATTCTGGAGCGTGCCTTGGTCCCAGACCTTCATAAAATGGGCATCCCTGTTTCTACTACTATGGCCGACTACAAACTTATGGCTGATAGCAACAGTCTTTACAACACCCTTCCAATTCCTACGCTCCATGCCATCAACTTGGGACTTCAATACATGGAGGGAAAGGGAGGATTACCCTTCTTGGAAGAGGCTTCTTATAAAAAATCTGAAATGGTTTACCAAGTTTTGGACAAGTACCCTATCTATGAAAACTTTGTCGATACTTGTGCTCGCAGTCGTATGAATGTTACGTTCAGAGTCATAAGTCAGGATCTTGAAAATAAGTTGCTCGTAGGAGCTGAGAAACTGCATATGATGCAATTGAAAGGCCATCGCAGTATCGGCGGTGTTCGTGTTTCCTTGTATAACGCCATTACTGTTGAGGAAACAGAACAGTTAGTCAAATACCTTGAATCATTTGGTGCTGAGCATTCAAAGTga
- the cab4 gene encoding cytidylyltransferase encodes MGKNTLIAIRVPNLQTISKYLSTVTKIVERLSEDRNNRLYIWVCSPELNEERNERIFSSLTKALSELYLCSITTKDPTIFNVVPTVVLFEDWSGYSINELSNLCDTTYCTKNYDDSISKSSTEVIHIEADELEQSKLERSFEESENQDKKITNRISAVGGTFDHLHVGHKVLLTLSAWIGIEKVYVGISGNELLLNKVERAYLENIEVRKNSVYDFLHSIKKTIQSSIVIINDPFGPTITTGEIDSLLVSQETIKGADSVQVERIKRGLPELDIYCIDLLHFAHATMPENCNPVKLSSTAIRKELAKKNF; translated from the exons ATGGGTAAAAATACGTTGATCGCGATTCGCGTACCCAACCTACAAACCATTTCAAAGTATTTGTCTACTGTAACAAAGATCGTTGAACGGTTGAGTGAGGATCGCAATAATAGACTATACATTTGGGTTTGCAGTCCTGAATTAAACGAAGAAAGGAATGAGCGTATTTTTTCCAGTCTCACAAAAGCTCTGAGTGAACTATACCTCTGTTCAATTACTACTAAAGATCCTACCATTTTTAATGTCGTTCCTACAGTTGTTTTATTCGAAGACTGGTCTGGATATTCTATTAATGAACTTTCGAATCTGTGTGACACCACTTATTGCACGAAAAATTATGATG attcaatttcaaaatctaGTACTGAAGTGATCCATATCGAAGCTGATGAGCTCGAACAAAGTAAGCTCGAACGTAGTTTTGAAGAGAGCGAGAATCAGGATAAGAAAATTACCAACCGAATTTCAGCTG TCGGTGGGACGTTCGACCATCTACACGTTGGTCATAAAGTTTTACTTACATTATCTGCATGGATTggaatagaaaaagtatACGTTGGGATTTCTG GGAATGAATTACTCTTAAACAAAGTCGAGAGGGCATACTTAGAAAATATAGAAGTGAGGAAAAATTCTGTCTATGATTTCCTTCATTctataaagaaaactatcCAATCGAGCATAGTAATTATCAATGATCCTTTCGGGCCTACTATTACTACTGGAGAGATTGACAGTTTGCTCGTTTCCCAAGAAACCATTAAAGGTGCGGATTCCGTACAAGTGGAGCGAATAAAAAGAGGATTGCCTGAGCTGGATATATATTGCATCGACCTTCTTCACTTCGCACATGCTACAATGCCAGAAAATTGTAATCCAGTAAAACTTAGTTCAACGGCCATTAGAAAAGAACTAGCtaagaaaaacttttaa
- a CDS encoding peroxisomal protein Pex11-like protein, with amino-acid sequence MSCTDTVNYMLQHPTGIDKIAALIVNVARLNPLAGKANSELVSMLNEFRCILRLPGLYKLLVNFDRRDSLESHLSTAINVCYYLTEGLAFLGNKQIISMSKSREDQLSLISCRCWLLDTLLTIYQLFKKVRSTHDKQDQWDLAANALSLPLCIHWSIGSGLGLSKQQIGALGLFSTVVQVRKLLRALHEKKQ; translated from the coding sequence ATGTCTTGTACTGATACAGTGAACTATATGCTACAGCATCCTACGGGTATAGATAAAATCGCTGCGTTAATAGTAAACGTTGCTCGTTTAAATCCCCTTGCTGGTAAGGCAAACAGCGAACTGGTTTCCATGTTGAACGAGTTCCGGTGTATTTTACGTCTACCTGGATTGTACAAGCTTCTCGTAAACTTTGACCGTAGGGATTCGCTAGAATCCCATTTGAGCACCGCGATCAATGTGTGCTATTATCTCACAGAGGGGCTTGCATTTTTGGGAAACAAGCAAATTATTTCTATGTCCAAATCGAGGGAAGATCAATTATCGCTTATCTCTTGCCGCTGCTGGCTACTCGATACCCTGCTAACTATTTATcaattattcaaaaaggtaCGCAGTACTCACGATAAACAAGATCAATGGGACTTAGCTGCGAATGCTCTTAGCCTTCCCTTGTGCATTCACTGGTCTATAGGCAGTGGGCTTGGACTTAGCAAACAGCAAATAGGTGCCTTGGGACTTTTTAGTACTGTAGTTCAAGTACGAAAATTACTTCGAGCTTTgcatgaaaagaaacaataa
- the gpi17 gene encoding pig-S — MDSHKHKQVSKNKKEQNYSSNDDSKIKRYILLTYYLIILLGVPIWWKTTTYYRASMPFHEMENARYKLESNLQFTPTFRIVDDPAGRITYLSDKLMNEEPQYSFYEIQFTRSEAADYLICLTKSSKNSWYWKGRSLHLDYKEDFSDNEVAIMLVNRLYAVFSPEIMDISAKYSRLTSKNIPATVYNKRSIQFSPQYRILLSLFLGEGSHELNGWEIESAIAKFLQPLTQQLSQIMNLTVESQVQYFVDDPPVTSKEGEYRTAFSDFPKFVNNLEKYLTINPNVREPTLHFLLYVPSKEIQPLKLEDQHGKEVATNSMLLPQWGSIIITNTNKSSSNYLRDIDMKFQFRTISRDLLLLLGVDDYSSFSLNPVIMERMLRQRIAESLVATTDTLLNLSKLIKSIENMAVPKEIQSYAKDALKSLDLAYDTLSERKLSETLSHSTNSFEKAQKALFHPSMVTTVYFPDESKYGIYAPLFAPIMIPLLLSFIKTIRNAVKSMPISLRRQKTKDKRN, encoded by the exons ATGGATTCTCATAAACATAAGCAAgtgtcaaaaaataaaaaagaacaaaattATTCCAGTAATGATGActccaaaattaaaagatatATTCTGCTTACCTATTAT TTAATTATTTTACTGGGAGTTCCAATATGGTGGAAAACCACTACGTACTATCGGGCTTCTATGCCTTTTCATGAGATGGAAAATGCCAGATATAAGCTGGAATCCAATCTACAATTCACTCCGACGTTTAGAATTGTAGATGACCCAGCTGGAAGAATAACGTATCTTTCTGACAAGCTAATGAATGAAGAGCCCCAGTATTCGTTTTATGAAATTCAATTTACAAGGTCCGAAGCGGCTGACTATTTAATCTGCTTAACGAAGTCTTCTAAAAATTCCTGGTATTGGAAAGGGAGGAGTCTACACTTAGACTACAAGGAGGATTTTTCAGACAATGAAGTTGCCATAATGTTAGTAAATCGCCTATATGCGGTTTTCAGTCCAGAAATCATGGACATATCTGCGAAATATTCCCGGCTGACATCGAAAAACATTCCTGCCACAGTGTACAATAAGCGgtcaattcaattttcaCCTCAGTACCGTATTCTGTTAAGTTTATTCTTGGGTGAAGGATCCCATGAACTTAATGGTTGGGAAATTGAGAGTGCCATTGCCAAATTTTTACAGCCTTTAACTCAACAGCTTTCTCAAATTATGAACTTGACCGTAGAGTCTCAGGTACAATACTTTGTGGACGACCCACCAGTCACCTCTAAGGAAGGAGAATATCGAACGGCATTTTCTGATTTCCCTAAATTTGTTAATAATCTTGAAAAGTATCTCACTATTAATCCGAATGTACGAGAGCCTACTCTAcattttttgttgtatGTGCCTTCCAAAGAGATACAGCCATTGAAATTGGAAGATCAACATGGTAAAGAAGTTGCAACGAATTCGATGCTTTTACCTCAATGGGGTTCGATTATTATCACAaatacaaacaaatcttcttctaattATCTGAGGGATATCGACATGAAGTTTCAGTTTCGTACTATATCAAGAGATCTTCTTTTACTATTAGGTGTAGATGATTATTCATCTTTCAGTCTAAACCCGGTAATAATGGAAAGAATGCTAAGGCAAAGGATAGCTGAAAGCCTAGTTGCAACGACCGATACACTCCTGAATCTTTCAAAGCTCATTAAGTCAATTGAAAACATGGCTGTCCCTAAAGAAATACAGTCATACGCGAAAGACGCTTTGAAGTCATTGGACCTCGCATACGATACCCTTTCAGAGCGGAAATTAAGTGAAACTCTTTCGCATAGCACGaattcctttgaaaaggCACAAAAAGCTCTATTTCATCCAAGTATGGTGACCACTGTATATTTTCCTGATGAATCAAAGTACGGAATCTATGCGCCCTTATTTGCACCTATCATGATCCCTTTGTTATTGTcattcatcaaaacaattCGTAATGCAGTAAAATCGATGCCGATTTCTCTTCGAAgacaaaagacaaaagacaaaagaaattag